In the Rhodoferax fermentans genome, TTCCATGTGCAACGTTACGCCCAACAGACACCGTCCTGCCTGATTTTTGCGCTCGATGCCTCCGGCTCGGCCGCACAACACCGGCTGGCCGAGGCCAAAGGTGCGGTGGAACTGCTGCTGGAACAGTCTTATGCCCGGCGCGACAGTGTCTGTGTGATTGGTTTTCGGCTCGCCACAGCCCAGGTGCTGCTGCCCCCGACACGCTCGCTGGTGCGCGCCAAACGGGCGCTGGGCGGCCTGCCCGGTGGTGGCGGTACACCGCTGGCCAGCGGTATCCAGGCGGCTTTGTTGCAAGCCCAGATGCTGCACCGCGCTGGTTCCACCCCGATGCTGGTGATCCTGAGCGACGGTCGCGCCAATGTCAGTCTGGCCGGCACCGGTGGCCGAGCGCAGGCGCGGGAAGATGCCCAAACCTTGGCACAGCATTGGCGCCTGACGGGTTACCCCTCTCTGTGGATCGACACTGCGCCACAACCTGAACCACAGGCCCAGAACCTGGCCAATTTGATGGGCGCCAACTATTTCCCGATGCCCTATGTCCAGGCGCAACGTATGGCGTCGGTGGTGCAAGACCTGAGTGCGCAGGTGCGCAGAGCCTGAATGGCCCTCTGGGACACGTTCTACCCGCCCATGGACTGGGAGGCCAACCGCAAGAGCTGGCCACACACCTCACACAGCCGTTTTGTCACAGTTCATGGTCAGGTCTGGCATGTGCAGACCTTTGGCCATGGCCCGGTGCTGCTGCTGTTGCATGGCACCGGTGCATCGACACACTCCTGGCGCGACCTGGTGCTGAGCCTGGCTAAACACCATACCGTGATCTGCCCGGATCTGCCCGGGCATGCGTTCAGCTACTGGAACACCAAAAAGAGCAATTCGCTCGACCACATGGCGACCAGTCTGGCCGACCTGCTGAACCATTTGAAGTTATGGCCAAGTGCCATCATCGGACACTCGGCAGGTGCGGCAGTGGGGGCGCAACTCATCCTCAAACATGGCAAAGGCCCAACCCCCACGCTGATCGGCCTGAACCCGGCTTGGTTACCTTTGACCGGTTTGGCCAGTTGGCTGTTTCCGCCAACCGCCAAATTGCTGGCCCTCAACCCTTTGTCAGGCGTGTTGTTTGCCAAGCAGGCAGCCAAACCAGCGGTAGTGCGTAATTTGTTGCAAAGCACCGGATCACATCTGGACGAGGAGGCACTGAGTTACTACCAAAAGCTGTTGCAAACACCGTCACATGTCAGGGGTGTTTTGGCCATGATGGCCGCCTGGCGGCTACACCGGCTGGCACAGCAGTTGCCGCAACTGACTGGCCCGGTCTTCATGCTGTTGGGGGCAAACGACCGGACCATCCCGGCGAGCCTGGCCGCTGCAACCATGAAGCTCTTGCCCAACACCACCAGCCGAACCCTGGCTGGCCTGGGTCACCTGGCCCACGAAGAAGCGCCAACTGTCGTGAGCGAACAGATCCTGGAGTGGGTTAAGCAAACGGCCCGTTGAGCGCAATGGTGGTCCAGTTCAGGACACCAGCCGCACTCACCCAGGCCAGGTAAGGCAAGATCAAGATGGACGCCCAGCGCGATTCACGCCACAAGAACCACACCAGTGAAAACACCGAGAGCCACAAGGCGACCCACTCGACCATGGCCCAGTCAGGCCGATGCAGGCCGAAGTAGAGCGCACTCCAAAGCATATTGACCAGGGCATTGACCACAAACAGGCCCAACACAAAGCGCTTTCGCGCCCTGGTGGGCGCAGCAGTCCAGGCCAATGAGCCGCTGAACACCAGCAAAAAGAAGATCACCGACCAGATCACCCCAAAAGCAGCATCTGGTGGTTTCCAGGACGGTTGTTTGAGTGAGAAATACCACGGGCCCAGGTCAGTCAGCCAGGAGCCAATGCTGGCTGTGCCAAAGCTGAAGACAAAAGCAATGAGCAGGGTTTGCCAACCTCCAAAACGCTTCATACGCGGGCGAAACCCAGCAAATGCGCCAGGTCTTTGAAGAAGATACGGATATGGGCCATGGGTTTTTTGCGTACCAGTTTTTTGTTCATGTAGGACTCAAAGGTCAAGCGCTGCACATCGGGGTCTTCACAGACTTTGACAAAACGCTCACGGCGTTTGTCATTCTGGTACCAGAAGTACTGCAGCAGACCAAGAATCCAGAAGACCCGGCCATGCTCTTTGAGAAACTGTTTGCGGGCCAACTTCAAACAGGCTGCATCACCTGTTTTGAGGGCTTGTTGAACCGCTTCTGCCACCATCCGTCCACAAGCCATCGCGTAATAAATCCCTTCACCCGAGGCGGGTGCCACCACCCCGGCGGCGTCGCCAGTGAGCACAATGTCGCGGCCATTTTCCCAGCGCGGCAAGGGTTTGAGCGGAATCGGAGCTCCTTCACGGCGCAGGGTTTCGACCTCGCTGAGGCCCGCGATCTCGCGCAGTTTGCCCACCGAACCACGCAGTGAAAAGCCTTTGTCAGCGCTGCCCGTGCCCACACTCATGGTGTCACCATGGGGAAACACCCAGCCATAAAAGTCGGGCGAAATCGGCCCCTGGTAATAAACATCACACCGCTCGGGATCATGTGTCGGGTCCTGCAACGGCGCACGAACGATCTCGTGGTAAGCAAAAACATACTTGGTCCGGTCAGCACCTTCGATGTGCTGGCGAGCGATTTCAGATCGCGCTCCGTCGGCCGCCACCACCATGCGGGCACGCACGCTGTCGGGCTCACCCAGTCCCTGCGCCGTCACTGGATTGAAATGCACGCGGGCGACACCATCGGCATCACGGGTGATCTTGTCACACAAGGCGCGCAGGCGCGTGGCGCCATGGGACTGGGCACGTTCGCGCAGCCATTCGTCAAAGCTGTCGCGGTTGACCATGGCCACAAACCCGTTTTCGATGTGAATGTCCACCCGGTTGTCTTTGGGCGAGATCATGCGTGCGCAACGCACCTTGGCCACCAGCAAGTGATCTGGGATGTCGAAGTCCTTGATCAGCCGCGGCGGAATGGCGCCGCCACAGGGTTTGGTTCGACCTTGCCGATCCATCAGCAACACCGACCAACCTTGCCGAGCCAGATCATCTGCGGCCGTTGCCCCAGAAGGCCCTCCGCCAACGACCACCACATCGTATTGGCTTGTACTCATGACTGCACCCTTTGCAACTCCGTTGAAAAATAAGCTGGGGCTTGCTCAGCCACGACACCGTTGCGATTCACCAAAATAGCGCACCACGCCGACAACGCAAACATCACAGCCGCAAAACCAAAAACCGATGAGTAGGCCAGCCCACTGGAGGCCATGAGCCAGTGCGCCATGTCGCTGGCGGCGGTGCCCAGCAGACCACCCAGCCCAAAAGCAATCGCTTGAGCAGCACCCCACAAGCCCATGCGGGTGCCCTCATTGCCATGGGCACCCTGGGTGGACAAACGCATCATGGTGGCAATGGCTGCAATGGAAAAGGCGCCGTTGGCAACACCCAGCACAACAATATTGAACTTCAAGGGCCAGTTGTTTCCTTGCACACCTGCCATCGCCAAACCCACCATGGCAAACGCAGAAAGCACACAGCCCCAGACCATCCAGCTGTGAACACTGCCCAACCGACCCTTGACCCGTTCCCAACCGACCAAGGCCACCCACAACATGCCCGCCAATACTGCGCCGTGCTGAAAACCAGCCAACTGCGTGGTCTGCCCGGGTGTCATGCCAAACACATCACCGGCAAAAGGCTCGAGGATCAAATCCTGCGCGCTGTAGGCCAGCATGGACAAGAACACAAAGATGGTGAAGGTTCTGGCCTGAGGCTCACGCCAGACCTGAGCAAGTGTTTCCTTGAACTGGCGGGCTGAGCGTTCACCCGACGCAGCATTGGCAGGAGCGGCATCGGTACCTTCGGCAACCTTTCCTTCAAGTCCCCACAAACTCAATGCGGCCACAGCGACCACAAGCAGCGCCAGACCGGCAGTCACACGAATGAGTTGCTCGGGCGTGTAGGGATCAATCAACTTGCCCACCGTGATGGCCGTCATCGCAAAGCCAAAAATCATCATCATCCAGACCAGAGTGGCTGCGGGAGCGCGCCGACTGTCAGGCACGCGCTTGGCCATCAACACCAACAAGGAGGTGCCGCAAGCACTCACACCGAGGCCGATCATGGAAAACGCCAGAACACACAGGGCCAAACCCAGACCAAACGTGGTTTGCATCAGAACCGTGGCCACCGATGCCAACACCCCACCCAGGGCGAGCACGATCACACCACCCAACATCCAGGGAGTACAGCGTCGCCCCTGGTCCGCGCCAAATCCCATCCGTGGCCGAACCATCTGCACCAGATAGTGCAGCGCCACCAAAATACCTGGCAACAGCGCTGGCAGCGCCAACTCAACCACCATGATCCGGTTGAGCGTGGATGTCGTGACCACCACCACCGCCCCCATACAGGCCTGCACCAAACCCAGTCGTGCCACATCCAGCCAACCAAACACACGTGTTGAACTCATGCTGACACCTGGTGAAGGAAATGCAACGCCCAAGCACTGACCATCATGCCGGACACATACAGAGGGACGCCGAAAGCACTGAGCATCAAAGCCTTGTCAATCGGCTGACGCACAAAAGACAGCATCAGAGGGAGTTGTGCCAGCACAAGCGCCAAGACACCTGCAGCATGCCAAGGCTGCGACCAGGACACCAACAGCCCAACCACCACCAGTTGCGGAACAAGCATGATGACGCAGGCAGCCTGAGCGGCCCCCAGTGGACCAAGTTGTACAGGCAATGAGCGCACGCCCATCTGCTTGTCACCTTCAATGGCCTTGAAATCATTGAGCGTCATGATGCCGTGCGCCCCCACGCTGTAAAGCAAAGCGAGAAGCAGGGACTCAACATGTGGCAAGGCGCCACCCAGCATCACGGCACCACCGGTGACCCAGGCCAGACCTTCATAACTCAAAGCACAGGCCGTGTTGCCCCACCAGCCATTGAGCTTCAGACGAAAAGGGGGGGCACTGTAGGCCCAGGCGAACAACAACCCCAAGGCGCAAGCCCAAAAGCCCCAAGTGCCCAAGCCCCAGGCCCAGATCAGGGACAAAACAGTCCACAAGACAGCAATATAGAGCCCCCAGCGACCCGGCATACGCCCGGACGGAATAGGCCGGTTGGGCTCATTGATGGCATCCACATGACGGTCAAACCAGTCATTCACGGCCTGACTGCTGGCACAGACCAACGGCCCGGTCAGCACCAATCCCAGACAAATGAGTCCCCAGTTTGCGCTGAAGCTCTGTGCAGAGGCCACAACACCGCATGAAAAAGCCCACATGGGCGGAAACCAGGTAATCGGTTTAAGCAGTTCAGTGACTGTGGAAAGCGAGGGTCGAGCCATCTGAAGATTTTGACCCAGACGCAAAAGATGTCAACTAATACTTACACTTTAGTTGTCAAATATCAATCAGTGAATGCTGTTGACCTCCATGTCACTGACCATCTCAAACCGTCGCAACTTGACATAAAGACTTTGCCGGGACAACCCCAGCATTTCTGCCGCAGATGCGCGATTGTTCTTGGTCAATTCAAGGGCGGACTGGATACACATCTTTTCGATCATGTCCACGGTCTCTCCCACAATGTCCTTCATTGGCATGCGCCCCACCAGTTTGGACAGTTCAGCAACCGAACTCACCATGCCATTGGTGACTGGCGTTTCCTTGACACGGATCCGCTCAACATCACGGATGTAAAAGGCGTAGTACGCCTGATCGGTATTAAGGGTCAGCGCGGAAATTTCCACAGCAACGGTTGAACCCGCCATCACACGCAGTTCAGTCGAGAAATTCTTCACAAGTGTCTGTGAGCGCAAGTTCGTCAGCAACACGCCCCAGTCAACCCCCCCGCGCACCAACCAGTTCTCCAGAGGTTGGCCTGCCAACTGCGATAGTGCGGTCACCCCCAGCATGGTCATCAATTCTGCGTTGGCAGACTTGATAATCCCCGCTCTGTCAGTCAGGGCAAATCCGTCAGGGGAATGTTCAAGCGCTTCACTGAAGAGCAGTTGCTGGTCCGCCGCTGAAGTTGGCTTGGCAACCATGCCATGAGGCAAGAGGCGCATCAGGAAATGCGGTCCACTTTCCTGCCGGAAGACAGAAGCAGAGACGGTGCAATCGCCCGTGGCGCCAACAAATCTGGCGCGGCACATCTCAATGCGACCCGTAGCATGTGCCATGCGCAACAAAGACTGAATCTCGTCCCTGTAAACCGTCTCAAAACACTCGGTGATGTCGCGGCCAACCAGCTTCTTGTTGTTGTCTTTGACGAAGACCTGTGCACTGGAGTTCGCATCCAGAACTCGGAAGCTCAGACCATCCACTAACAAGACGGCCTCATTGCCCGTTTCAAAGAGAATGCGGTACTTGGTCTCAATGTGCCGAAGTCTTAGATAGTCTCGCTCAATAGACTGCTGAGTCTCGATCAATCGCCGCTGAAGAATCGCAATGGCCTCCATATCGCGTCCCAGCGCCAGAACCCGACCATCGTCGCCCAGA is a window encoding:
- the ppsR gene encoding transcriptional regulator PpsR; translated protein: MKLGNLSGEAFDRLVRVAFDVALIVDKDGVIEDISVRKSELLALGCQSWVGRSWSSVVTSESRGKILEMLASCSASEELRWRHVNHGTGSGTDLPMQYAVMSLGDDGRVLALGRDMEAIAILQRRLIETQQSIERDYLRLRHIETKYRILFETGNEAVLLVDGLSFRVLDANSSAQVFVKDNNKKLVGRDITECFETVYRDEIQSLLRMAHATGRIEMCRARFVGATGDCTVSASVFRQESGPHFLMRLLPHGMVAKPTSAADQQLLFSEALEHSPDGFALTDRAGIIKSANAELMTMLGVTALSQLAGQPLENWLVRGGVDWGVLLTNLRSQTLVKNFSTELRVMAGSTVAVEISALTLNTDQAYYAFYIRDVERIRVKETPVTNGMVSSVAELSKLVGRMPMKDIVGETVDMIEKMCIQSALELTKNNRASAAEMLGLSRQSLYVKLRRFEMVSDMEVNSIH
- a CDS encoding TspO/MBR family protein, translated to MKRFGGWQTLLIAFVFSFGTASIGSWLTDLGPWYFSLKQPSWKPPDAAFGVIWSVIFFLLVFSGSLAWTAAPTRARKRFVLGLFVVNALVNMLWSALYFGLHRPDWAMVEWVALWLSVFSLVWFLWRESRWASILILPYLAWVSAAGVLNWTTIALNGPFA
- a CDS encoding geranylgeranyl diphosphate reductase, whose translation is MSTSQYDVVVVGGGPSGATAADDLARQGWSVLLMDRQGRTKPCGGAIPPRLIKDFDIPDHLLVAKVRCARMISPKDNRVDIHIENGFVAMVNRDSFDEWLRERAQSHGATRLRALCDKITRDADGVARVHFNPVTAQGLGEPDSVRARMVVAADGARSEIARQHIEGADRTKYVFAYHEIVRAPLQDPTHDPERCDVYYQGPISPDFYGWVFPHGDTMSVGTGSADKGFSLRGSVGKLREIAGLSEVETLRREGAPIPLKPLPRWENGRDIVLTGDAAGVVAPASGEGIYYAMACGRMVAEAVQQALKTGDAACLKLARKQFLKEHGRVFWILGLLQYFWYQNDKRRERFVKVCEDPDVQRLTFESYMNKKLVRKKPMAHIRIFFKDLAHLLGFARV
- the chlG gene encoding chlorophyll synthase ChlG — its product is MARPSLSTVTELLKPITWFPPMWAFSCGVVASAQSFSANWGLICLGLVLTGPLVCASSQAVNDWFDRHVDAINEPNRPIPSGRMPGRWGLYIAVLWTVLSLIWAWGLGTWGFWACALGLLFAWAYSAPPFRLKLNGWWGNTACALSYEGLAWVTGGAVMLGGALPHVESLLLALLYSVGAHGIMTLNDFKAIEGDKQMGVRSLPVQLGPLGAAQAACVIMLVPQLVVVGLLVSWSQPWHAAGVLALVLAQLPLMLSFVRQPIDKALMLSAFGVPLYVSGMMVSAWALHFLHQVSA
- the bchO gene encoding alpha/beta fold hydrolase BchO, encoding MALWDTFYPPMDWEANRKSWPHTSHSRFVTVHGQVWHVQTFGHGPVLLLLHGTGASTHSWRDLVLSLAKHHTVICPDLPGHAFSYWNTKKSNSLDHMATSLADLLNHLKLWPSAIIGHSAGAAVGAQLILKHGKGPTPTLIGLNPAWLPLTGLASWLFPPTAKLLALNPLSGVLFAKQAAKPAVVRNLLQSTGSHLDEEALSYYQKLLQTPSHVRGVLAMMAAWRLHRLAQQLPQLTGPVFMLLGANDRTIPASLAAATMKLLPNTTSRTLAGLGHLAHEEAPTVVSEQILEWVKQTAR
- a CDS encoding BCD family MFS transporter produces the protein MSSTRVFGWLDVARLGLVQACMGAVVVVTTSTLNRIMVVELALPALLPGILVALHYLVQMVRPRMGFGADQGRRCTPWMLGGVIVLALGGVLASVATVLMQTTFGLGLALCVLAFSMIGLGVSACGTSLLVLMAKRVPDSRRAPAATLVWMMMIFGFAMTAITVGKLIDPYTPEQLIRVTAGLALLVVAVAALSLWGLEGKVAEGTDAAPANAASGERSARQFKETLAQVWREPQARTFTIFVFLSMLAYSAQDLILEPFAGDVFGMTPGQTTQLAGFQHGAVLAGMLWVALVGWERVKGRLGSVHSWMVWGCVLSAFAMVGLAMAGVQGNNWPLKFNIVVLGVANGAFSIAAIATMMRLSTQGAHGNEGTRMGLWGAAQAIAFGLGGLLGTAASDMAHWLMASSGLAYSSVFGFAAVMFALSAWCAILVNRNGVVAEQAPAYFSTELQRVQS